CAATACTTACCGTGTAAGTTTTCAAATTAAcattataattataatgtaagTGTAGGTACTTTATAGTGTAAAAATGATATGACTAGTTTTTATGTGGTTTGGAAGGTATATGTAATTTAGCATAAGAACATAATCTCTTAGTTTTTTAGTTGTTAACATCGTTGACTTTTGGACATGCTTTTGGTAATTCGCTATATAAAAAAGTAATCATTTGTTATGTTTTGTGATATGTTTTATCAAgatttatatttgtataattttttaaaataagatgaatggtcaaatgtatataaaaaattaacaatgtTAAAACACTAAAACTAGAGGGAGTATAACTAACTAATCATGCAAAAATAATTTaacatgaaaaaatatttttgtcttTCAAGGGAATACTGCCTTATTTTCTCAAAATACATGTAGATATTCACAACAAGTTATACTATCACTGAAGAATTCAGTCTTTGacccaaaaatttaaaaagaaaaagaaaaatcaaggtGTAAGGCATCGTTCGTTTAGGGGTGATAGGGGAGATtggctctcgttttccgcgcgcacacttttcaaactactaaacggtgcgttttttgcaaaaaatttctataggaaagttgctttaaaaaatcatattaatccatttttaaaatttaaaatagttaatactcaattaatcatgagctaatggctcacctcgttttgcgtatcttcccaatctcctcaatccccttctcctcaaacactccCTAAGTATAGATTTATAATGGATTACGCTTTTAGTACATTGTACGGCTATATTATGAACTGATCAATATCGAATctaatcaaaattttaatatctAGCTCtagataaaatttaaatacGCAGTTTCACATTGGTTATAAAAGAAATGCCTACTTCCAAGAAACGCATGATATAAAGGTCCATTATCATGCTTAGATCCTATTAAATCACCATTAATTTCTGAGTTCTATATATATGGTTCGATAATTTTTGCCTCTCCCCATGGTTCAAAAACTGCCTACGGCATACTTCCTACgtcccaattttttttaaaaaaaatgtgacacAACCTTGTACAATAATATAGACAAACCCGATTAGATTTATTGTGTTTATGTATGAAATCCACATttaaaatgtgttttttttggaGAAGAAAGTATACTGGTACTGGAAGAACGAAAATACCACGTATGTCCAGGAAGTATGTACGCGTTCCAATTGGTGATGTGCCAAAATTAATACCTGAAATATGATCTGATGCTACTGTTAATTTTCGTCTGTTTATGTTGGCGTTCAATGCATCGAGGAGCAAACGCCGAACAGACTTGTGATTTACAGTAGCGGTCCCCTTCCCTAGTCTGCGATGGGCCCTCTCTGGAACAAACAAGTTTATGAGGGCTAAAGTGTAAACTGCCTCAACGGGACGTGGGTCAGCCTGACACGTGCCGACATGCACATCACATCTTGTCTCGGTGTCCTTTGGCCTAGAGAAAATTACGGAGTAGTACTACTTGGATATATAAATTTTCTTAAGTTTCTAAAAGGTGTActcttccatcccaaaataaacttatttattTAACACTACTAGCAGTAAGTTGAgcggttaaaaaaaaatcatgattgTCCATTTCTACATCAAATTTCTATATTTCCAGTTCAGTGATGAGGACCAAAATGCGTACTTACTCAATCCAAATAAATTGATTCTTACCATCTACAGTACCCTCTACTCATAAGAAGAATGCTGCTACCCCTATCTCTTTTTTACAAAGACTGTcaatttatcttttttcttaGTCGGAAGATATACACACATATAGCATATGCTTATCAATACATGTGCATATCACATTCACACACCTGATATTGAGCTCCCTAGCACACGCTAAGGCTGCACACATTTAACTTTGGTAAGATATCCTTCGTAACATATTTGGTACCATTAATTTCACATGGCTCATTCATAGAATTTTGTTCTATTCAGTCAAGAAAAATACTAGTTGAATGATTAAttctactagaaaaaatattgaTGCATTTAGATTTGCTCCTATTTCTGTTTTgaagtatattttttcttacaGGATATAGTTTTCCCTGATGCCTGCAGCATGCTCACAGCAACAGTGATGTGCTTATATCCCTTCGATCTAGGCTCTAGTTATATCATCAGAACAACTACAGTATGACTACAGAATAATTCTACAATTCTTGGACTGACTATTAAAGACTGTATCATGTGAAGCGACGACTGATGGTAGAGCTGGCAAAAGAAACTATTGAATTGTCAACTGATCCCGCTGGGGAAAAAAACAAGTGCAAAAAAGCAACAAAGGTTATGGTATTGATTATATAGTaagcattccattttttataTTAACCCTGCAAGTAGTAGTACTATAATACTATATCCCCCTGGTAAATTTCTGCAGTCATTTTgggatgcatgcatgtgatgCTTAATTAAATAGCTTCTCAGTAGGAAGGCAAAACCAAGCTAGAGTACACAAAAATCTCTACATTAATTGCAGAGACAATGAGCAAAAATGCAAAGTATACGAAGAGTAACCACACAATGTGCACAGTAACAACGTTTTATACCACTGCAAAAAAAACGGGTTAAAAGGAGACAAAATTCCCCACggcaaagaaagaaaagaaacaaaaacaagaCACCTTCTGACCTCTGCTCCAAATTGCTGGAAATGTATGTAATTGTTGTATACCCGTATACAAACTTGTataccgccgtcgccggaggggaaggagaaaaagagagagagaaaaaaaaaacagagacatCAGGGACTGTTACATCGATGTACAATTCTTCCTTTACCACGACGAGGTGACCTATAGAGATAAAGTTACCCGGACTCATTTTCTCTACCACCCCCTCTGCTTCCTCGGGTTAAGGTGAGATCAGGGAGGGCTCTTATTACACAGAGAAATCAATAAATAATGGAATGGCACGGGAGAATTACAAGGTGAAGGAGAGGGATGCAAATCCACTGCTGTACTGGTGTCActggcatgtgggtcccacctattccgggcccacatgtcattggcaCTTACCGCACATGCATTACAGGAGAGATCCCAACTCGAAGGAGAGTGGTTGCTGATTGCTGATGCATGCATGGTGTTTGTGTTGGTGGTGGTGTAGTGAGAGGATGCGATGGTGATGGCgatgctttgattttttttctttgaacaaGTACGTACTTGGTGATGCATCGTTCGCGCGCCTATTGAACCATGGCGAGGAAGGtgctcgtcggagtcgaggttGGCACCGCGGACGCCGGGGTTGTCGCCGGCGGAGGTGCGGTGTTGGCGCCGCCCGGGTTCGGCCTCTGGAACTGTATCCTGTACTGCATtttgccgtcgtcctcgccttcctcgccgtcgtcggtgtaGTCATCGCCCATGTCGTCACTGTCGGTCTCGTCCGTTGTGAACTCCCGGGGCGGCTGCTCGCTCAGCTCCCTCACAATGTCTTCTGGCTTCACGGCAAGCGGATTTCCGGTTAGCTTCCGCACGAACATTCGCATATTGAGCTTGAAACGCTAGCAGAAATTGGTTGGATGGAGAGTACTATGCGAGAATTGAGATTACCTTCTTCATGCCGCTATCGACGTCGAACGTGGCCGTGGTCGGTGCCGTGTCGCCATTGCTGGTGGGCacctgcgcgccgccgcctccgccgttctTCCTCTTGTCGTTGTCGTTTATGTTCTTCCCCTCTATCTCGTGCCGGTTCGGGTTCTGGTGCTCGATTGCCGTGGCGGCGACATTGGCCGcggaagcgccgccgccgccaccgccggtgaGGTGCTTCCTGCGGTAGATGACGTCGAGCTGGTGGAAGTACGGGCATGTCTTGGAGTCCTCGGGCCGCTTCTTGTTGCTCTCCTTCACCTTCTTGAAGTACTTGTTGATGTTCTCCCACTTCTCCTTGCACCGCTTCGAGCTCCGGTTGTACCCCAGCCGCCGCATCCCCGACGAGATCTCCTCCCAGAGCGGGCCCTTCGGCCCGGTCTCCTGGTAGCGCATATCGAGCTCCATGCGCAGCTGTATGAGTGCCTGCACCTCCGTCTTGGGCcaccgcgacgacgacgccgacccgccctcccctcctcctagcCCGCTCTCGACGTGCTGCTCCGCCGCGGGCACCAGCTCGAGTGATGAGCCGGACGTCGGTGGCGCCCTGCGCGGCGTCACTGCCTCGTGGTGAATCGTCTCCTtgtgctgcggctgcggcggttgCTGCTGGAGGGGCGCGGCCGGGATTGGCgccgcctgcggcggcggcggcgttggctgTGGCTGGTGCTGCCTGGCAGGTTGCTTGACCGGCGGAGGGGTCTGGAGCTGCACCGGTGTGGGCATCTggatgacggtggcggcgggtggGACCTGTACGGACTGACCGCCGATGCGttggaggaaggagatgatggcggcgtcgcgggaggccgccgcggcgcgctccTGGGCGAGCTGCTCCTGCTCGCGGTTGAGGCGGGCCACCTCCTGCCTGCGCCacgcctcctcccgcgccgtgcGCTCCGCCTCTCGCTTCTCCATAGTCTCCAGAAACCGCCGCTGCATCTCCTCCTGCCTGTCGACGACTTGCTTGATGAGCCCCTCGAAGAAAGTCGCCAGCCTTTTGCCGCCGGCGCCTCGCTTGCGCTTGCCGAGGCGGTCCTGGCTGCCGCCGGTCTCCGCCGTCATCTCGTCGTCTTCAGACTCATCGTCCGACTCGGACCCCGACATGGACGAGAAGCTTAAGCCTTGCAGGTTGatgggcggctgcggcggcagctCCAGGGGCACCGCGGGAGCCGCAGAAGATATCGGGGCCGGCTGGATCGgccccggcggcggtggcattgCGCTcatcggcggtggcgcgggaaCCGGCGGCGCGAAGGCGTGCATCGCGGGTGCGCTGCTTGTAACCGGCggcaactgctgctgctgctgctgctgcggctgggGCGTCTGCGGCGCAGCGGCATGCAACGCCTCCAGCTCAGTGAAGAAGCGGTAGCTCTTGCCGTCCTGCCTCCCGGCGCGCCCTTCCTTGGTGCGCTTGTAGTACTTGTGGACGTTCTCAAACTTCTCCTTGCACTTCTTGGCGCTTCTCTTGTAGCCCAACTCCGCGAGCTTCCTGAAAGACACGAGAGCGACAAAAGACCCAAGCTTTGCTGTCAGCCGCCGGCCGCTTCACACTTGCGTGCAACCAAAGATTGAAATAACATCGGGGATTAAATGATGGCAGCGCTTACTACGGGCAGGAGAAGCATCTAACGCAGAGGCATAGTAAGCATCAAGTGCTTGGCCGACTGCGTATGAGTGGTTTTTCTCCCGGGGAGAAAGGGACAAGGAGATGGGAATTAGGACAATGGCGAAGAGGAGGCAAGGAGGAGGGTGCTGTATATGCAGAAGGGAGATTAGTTAATCACAGGCCGTCTCGTCTTTTTAGGGATCAGGAGGAGATCGATGTGATGAAGTTGATGGCagtgaaaaaaaatgagagtGAAGAGGGGGAGTGAAATGCTTAAATTAAGATGATGCCGCATTGGGATGGGAGCAAAAGGCTGCCTTCCTTCTTTTCCCAAAAACTGGAAACCATGAAAGCAAAAAAACGACAGTGTGGCAGACTGAAGCGGCAGCAGCTGCTGCCTGCCTGCGCTAGCACTCACACCGTGGTACGATCCCCAGGCGCGCAGATTCTTATCATCATCCTACCTACACCTACTCCCTGCCTCCCCCGTCTCGCAGAAACCGAGAAGTATTTGATTAGAGTTGGGAGAGAAATTGGAAATTTTGGAGAATTTGGGGGCAGTAACTGGATAATTATCCATCATTTCATGTGGGACGAGTGCTAAATTCCACGAAACCGTTAGCCGCTTTCTGCAGGGAAAAATTATGCCCGAGGAACGGAAGGAAGGATTCTTGTGCTGCTCAACTGCGAATGTGTTTGGGATTcgttctccctccccctctctctctctcatccatGCTCGCACATGCATGCACACTGTGTGTGTCTCTCTCTTACCTGGAGACCTCCTCCCAGAGGGGACCCTTGAGGGTGGCGTCGCGGAAGGTGGCGTCCATCTCCGACCGGATCCTGATGAGGGCTAGAGTCTCCTCCCGCGGCCACCGGTTGCCGGCCGCTCCcgacccaccgccgccgccgctgccgccggcgtcgcccagCATGTCGTCGTCGGGGaagccgcccgcgccggcgcTGGTCGCGGCGGCCAGCTCGTCGTAGCTCGTCCtcggttgctgctgctgctgctgcggcggcggtggctgagacaacgccgccggcggtggccggctgCTCAGCGGCAGGGGGGCCGGCGCCGAAGCATGATGCGTCGGCGAGAACGGCCCCATGTCCGGCGGCACGGCCCCGTACTGGGACCCGCCACCCTGGTGCTGCTGCATGGGCGCCGCCCCACGGCACCGCCGCCTCTACTTCTCCGCCCTGAACGCCCaccagctggaggaggagagaccACCAGAGCTCGGGAGGCGAGAACTAgtatggccggccggcttggcTCCCTCCCCCACCTTGAATTGCGTACTTGTAGAGCTGTACAAGCAACCAGTAGAGCAATTGGGGAAGCAGCGGTACTGAATTGTAGGCaattctagctagctagcaagcaagcaagcagccggcctcctcttcccctctccctcccacaCACCGAGTGGAGTGTGGCGGTGTgggcggcgagagagagagagggagggagggtggCGACTGTGGCGATGGGAGTAGTAGAATTGGAGGGAGAGGATGAAATTGGAAAAGAAGGGCTGGTACAAGTagggaaggggactccgggcggcCAAGGGCGGGCAGGGTGGAACGCCGgatgaggggaggggaggggagatgggAGGAGATGGTGAAAAAGATGGGAGCGTGGACAACTGGAAAGGGTCcaaaggagaaagaaagaaggaaagatGGTGGgggatggagagggaggaggccagtccaaggaagagagagaaagtaaTCAGGGAGCGCCTACAAAAGGAAGGGCTGGTGGATGTGTATGTGTATGCGCGTATACACCCTCACTACCCTGCTACGGCGACGACTCTTCCCGATCTCCCAACGACAGCCGATCGAATTACTGACCGCAACTCATGTACCGCGTGTATGCGGCTGCAGGGAGGAAGGGTACTCACTGTTTGTTACAGGGACCGTGCCGTGTTTTTATAGCCTCCCCTGTGGGGGTCCATGGCGATAGGCATGCTGAGATTTATGAGAGCGGGGGGCATGGGGACAAAACAGCGCGGGTACGGTGTGGGCTGcgcatgcatgcagatgcagccgCAGCGGTGAAACGGAATGAGATGAGGAGAGTCTCTCGCTCGGTTCACCGGACACGTATGCGGCGCCCGGCCGACGTGGCGCCCGCGCCCGGGGACAACTGGGCCGCGCTGACatcgcgcgcgccgcgcgtcgGAAGTCGGAACACGGCGCGCGGCCACGCTACCCTACCCTCCTCACGCGCGCGGCATGCACGGGGTGCGCGGCCGTCGCGCGCGCGTGCAGCCCGTGCGCGCGGGCGGTGGAGATAGAATGACCGGAGCCGCGTGTGCATGGACATATATATCCCAACGTTGAAGAGCCACGACGACGTCCGTTGCGCGCGAGAGGCCTCCGTTCCGGGGAGAAccagacggcggcgccgcctatATATTtactcgccgcgcgcgcgcgcccgcgtcgtGCCACGGTGGGTGTCCTCGGCCTACCCGGCCCGACTGTGTTGGCTAGTAACTGCACGAATTTAATCATCTCTCCAGgacctcatttttttttactctatcAGGCTATATCAGACCGACACATCTAGGAATATGCACAAGAAGCATTGGTTCGTCAGGTTTGGCATGGTGGCAGTTGCAATACCTTGCATGCACGAACCTTTTACCTTTGCATGGATGATCATTATTAACCATGCATCTCGATCCTCATACGCTGTAATATCGGTGCCTGGACGCACGGAGCGTATAAATATCTCCCAACACGATAAACCAATGGATCACAAGAAATTGAAAACGCACAGAAACGTACGGGAGTGGGAGAGGCTAACGGCTTGAAACGGGAGACCTCTCCCTAATGCACGGGTCCCTTGCGAAAGTGGACTGTTCTGATTGAGGTGAACACCGCGGTACAACGTGGTTGGTGGTGGGCCGGTACCTGTAGGCCCACGGTGTTCATCCGAGTAAATCGCCCATGCATCGGAGTATATACAGACACATGCCGACCGCGCGAGACTTTTAtctgaaaaaaattacatgGGCAAATTATCCTTTAGTTTATTTTTGCGTGCACTTGATCTGTACGTATCTGCATTTAGGAGTATGCAGGTAGTGTACGACGGCACCAGCTGGGGTATGCTAATACGGTAAATTAAAATACCACCCGCGGCCCACCGCTAGCAACTGCTTGTTTTTTCAGATTCCTTTGGAAACGTCCAGTCCTAGAGTTCACATGTCAACAATTAATCATGTCTACAAATCTGTCACGTATCAGATTAATTGTATGTTTTTGTATCCATCTAGCTTCAAATGGGATTTATTGGCGGATGCATGTATACAAGATATAACACATTTATACAAAATATGCTGTGTCGTCAACAATTATTGTAGAAGAGCCAGGATAAACCGAACAAAAATTATGTACGATTGGTTGAAATTTTCACGCCATACCAGGTCGACAAACTAATCATTGGCTAACTAACGCAATATAAACTAAAATATTATAGTAGCGTGGGCTGCTTGTTTAATCCAGCTTACCGTTTACTCAGCTAAACAGGATAATGCAATATACGCGATCTAACTGATAGGTAACTCAATCGATGTTAATCAAGCTACTAGTTTGACTGGAAGATGTATATTTTACGTGCTGTTCGTTAATTAGTATACTACTAGACAAGCTAGAACTAGAATTCATAACAGTAGTTGTTGCTCTTTCAAGCATATGCTTCTATATGGCcttgacaaaaaaaagagaaaaaaaagagagagaaaaggagcCTGAATTCTCGGGGCAGCGCAAAAACAAGGGCCTGTTGAGTGTTGAGACGCAATTGCTTGTCAGCTTGGAAGAGCGCAAATGATATAGTAATCCTTTCAActatagtacttcctccgttttattctgaatcgttttgacttttctataaaattttttaaatttaattagatTTATAAAAATGTCATAATATTTTGTTGTAGCAAGGGGTTACCACCGCTCCTCTATATTCGGCCCAAAACACTGTAGAGAAAGAGATTGAGTTAGAATAGTATCCGAGTGGCAAATGGTCATTCGAACAGGGAAACGGTAAAACGCTGTTCGAATTGGAAAACACTATTCGAGTTGGAAAATACCGTTCGAGTACATTCTTGTCACTAAATCTCATTATCCGTTTTAAGTATTTCCTGAGTTAATAACAGGTCAGCTACCGGATAAGTCGGAAAGGGTGGTCGAGCTGGAAAAGACTATTTGCCATGAAAAAGACCCATGGTGGTGGAAAAGACCCTCGGTCGAGGAGAAGACCTATGGTGGTGGAAAAGACTCTTGATCATGAAGAAGGCAATTTGGACAACAAAGATGCCAAGAGAATATTCCCAAGGACCACTCAACCACTTCATCCAGCTGGCACCAAAAGACTATAATGACCTCCATAATGTACCAAAATGCCCTTAGAGTTAGCTGATATAGCAAGGGCATGATTGTAATTTCATGTGGGCCCAACAAAGGGCGCAATTGTAATCTCACATGTAAAGCTGTGAACTATATAAAGCAGACAAAAAGCCTGTAGCAGGCAAGATATCTCGGAATACTAAAAGTCTTGTCACTTAGTGTGTGTGTTCATTTGGTATTCGAGCTCATTTCTCAAGATAGGTGATAAAAGGGTGTTTTCCCGTCTATCCCCAATCTTGTCCATGACCTTGGGTCACGACAGTGGTGCCGTCCGTGGGGACGTGTAGTCTCCTTGGAGTGGGCTTGAATAGTAAATGAAACGTTCCCAAAGGCAAAAGTCAGTGCCAATCCGCTACACTGACACTTTTGCAAGCGCAGCAGCAACACTTGAAAGAGTGGGAAGAGATAACTGGACAATCAGCACAAACCAGAGTGGAGAAAGCAATGCCAGGCGGAAATACTGTCAGTCCAACAAGAGAGGAAACAAGAGAAAACCCGCCAAGTGAAGTAGAGCTCGCCGAGATGGTGCAAGCACAAGGGGCTGTTATGGTGAACAAAGAACAATATGAAGAACTGCAAAGAGAATTGCAAAGGCTTCAAGCTTTGCATGATCAAACCATAGGAGCAGGAGGATCTGGCAGAGAGGCAGAGACATTAAACACTGATGAAGGTCAACCGAATCAAGTCGGGAAAGAGATCCAAAGAAATGTTGGAAATGTGGAAAAAGAGAATCCCCAAGTAGGGAATGCTCCAGTTGATAAGTCAACACAAGAAGTTCCTCAAAACCAACTTCCCACTCAAATCCCACAATCCGTTCAAAACCAACTTTCCACCCAAATTCCGCAATCCACTCAAACCTTGCAAACTACTCAAAATCTACCTTCCATTCAAACCCAACAGCTCATACAACCACAGTTTTACAACCAGACccattttcctcaaaaccaaaTCCCCCAAACCCAAACCAACATTCCACAAATGCAAATTCCACATATTCAAATTCCTCAAGTACAAACACGCCAAGCCAATATACCTTACATGCAAGCATCACATGATCAGACAATGCAAAACCCTAACCAACAGCATCAAGCCTTTCCCTTTTTTCACTCACAACAACTAGAAACAACACAAGAGCAATACTACATTCCACAAATGCCCAATCCAAACATAACCCAGTTTGCCACCCAATTCCCCAACCACATAGGCCAATTCGCATAAGCACAATCCTATTTTCAACCAGCGAGAGCAATCGATACCCAGAGCCCCTTGAGCCAAAATCTGCAAATGGCACCTTGGCCAATACATTTCAAATTATCAAACATCACAAAGTACAAAGGTGATACAGATCCAAATGAATATTTGAGGGTGTATGAGACGGCGGTAGAAGCGGCCGGAGGAGATGACACAACGAAAGCAAAAATACTTCCAACTATGCTAGAAGGAGTGGCATTGTCGTGGTATACCACCATTCCACCTATGACAATCTACTCGTGGGAGCATATGAGAGATACTTTTCGAGCAGGTTTCATTGGTGTATATGAAGAGCCAAAAGAAGCAGATAACCTATACGCCATGAAGCAGATGCCGGGAGAAACCTTGAGAAGTTTTATGGTAAAATTTTCAAGAATAAGGTGTCAGATCAGGCAGGTAGATGAAGAAATGCTCATAGCATCAGCAAAAAGAGCTTTGTTGCCTGGCCCTCTCCGTTTCGATCTTGCAAGGAATAGGCCAAAGACAGCAAAGGACCTATTTGAAAGAATGGAAAGTTTTgcaagaggagaagaagatgagctaAGAGTGCAAGCAGAAGAGGCTGCATTGTTGGGAAAGAAGCAGACGAAGAACAAGCAAGTTTCTTTAGGGGAAGAACAAAAAGCAGAAAACACTGCAAaaccatggaaaaaaaattcaagaacGATTACAAGCAAGATCAGAAAAAACAAGTAAACTTCATTGGAGATGACTCAAATAATGGAGAAGGAAAAGGGAAGAGACAATGGGAAAACACTCGTGGAGGAAGAAACAATTGGGGGCAGTCTGCAAGAGGTCGAGGACAATGGTGGAATTCTGGCAGAGGTAGAGGACAATGGTGGAATAATGACAGAAGCGGAGGAAAATAATATCAGCTTGATCATGGCAAGTTTTGTAAAGCACATGGTCTAGGTGGTCATTCTACGGAAGAATGCTATAGCAAGTTTTGCGAAATTCATGGTCTAGGAGGCCATTCCACTGAGGAATGTAGGCATATGGCTTAATTAGTGGAAAAGCATGTCAGTCAATATGAGAACAAGTATGAGGGGGCCCGAGATCAGCGAGGGCAAAATGCTATAGAAGCACCACAAGTCATGAAAATAGAAGCAATCGAAGAAGCTCCAAAAAGGGTGATAA
This window of the Oryza sativa Japonica Group chromosome 4, ASM3414082v1 genome carries:
- the LOC4336540 gene encoding trihelix transcription factor GTL1 isoform X2, whose translation is MQQHQGGGSQYGAVPPDMGPFSPTHHASAPAPLPLSSRPPPAALSQPPPPQQQQQQPRTSYDELAAATSAGAGGFPDDDMLGDAGGSGGGGGSGAAGNRWPREETLALIRIRSEMDATFRDATLKGPLWEEVSRKLAELGYKRSAKKCKEKFENVHKYYKRTKEGRAGRQDGKSYRFFTELEALHAAAPQTPQPQQQQQQQLPPVTSSAPAMHAFAPPVPAPPPMSAMPPPPGPIQPAPISSAAPAVPLELPPQPPINLQGLSFSSMSGSESDDESEDDEMTAETGGSQDRLGKRKRGAGGKRLATFFEGLIKQVVDRQEEMQRRFLETMEKREAERTAREEAWRRQEVARLNREQEQLAQERAAAASRDAAIISFLQRIGGQSVQVPPAATVIQMPTPVQLQTPPPVKQPARQHQPQPTPPPPQAAPIPAAPLQQQPPQPQHKETIHHEAVTPRRAPPTSGSSLELVPAAEQHVESGLGGGEGGSASSSRWPKTEVQALIQLRMELDMRYQETGPKGPLWEEISSGMRRLGYNRSSKRCKEKWENINKYFKKVKESNKKRPEDSKTCPYFHQLDVIYRRKHLTGGGGGGASAANVAATAIEHQNPNRHEIEGKNINDNDKRKNGGGGGAQVPTSNGDTAPTTATFDVDSGMKKPEDIVRELSEQPPREFTTDETDSDDMGDDYTDDGEEGEDDGKMQYRIQFQRPNPGGANTAPPPATTPASAVPTSTPTSTFLAMVQ
- the LOC4336540 gene encoding trihelix transcription factor GTL1 isoform X1 — encoded protein: MQQHQGGGSQYGAVPPDMGPFSPTHHASAPAPLPLSSRPPPAALSQPPPPQQQQQQPRTSYDELAAATSAGAGGFPDDDMLGDAGGSGGGGGSGAAGNRWPREETLALIRIRSEMDATFRDATLKGPLWEEVSRKLAELGYKRSAKKCKEKFENVHKYYKRTKEGRAGRQDGKSYRFFTELEALHAAAPQTPQPQQQQQQQLPPVTSSAPAMHAFAPPVPAPPPMSAMPPPPGPIQPAPISSAAPAVPLELPPQPPINLQGLSFSSMSGSESDDESEDDEMTAETGGSQDRLGKRKRGAGGKRLATFFEGLIKQVVDRQEEMQRRFLETMEKREAERTAREEAWRRQEVARLNREQEQLAQERAAAASRDAAIISFLQRIGGQSVQVPPAATVIQMPTPVQLQTPPPVKQPARQHQPQPTPPPPQAAPIPAAPLQQQPPQPQHKETIHHEAVTPRRAPPTSGSSLELVPAAEQHVESGLGGGEGGSASSSRWPKTEVQALIQLRMELDMRYQETGPKGPLWEEISSGMRRLGYNRSSKRCKEKWENINKYFKKVKESNKKRPEDSKTCPYFHQLDVIYRRKHLTGGGGGGASAANVAATAIEHQNPNRHEIEGKNINDNDKRKNGGGGGAQVPTSNGDTAPTTATFDVDSGMKKLTGNPLAVKPEDIVRELSEQPPREFTTDETDSDDMGDDYTDDGEEGEDDGKMQYRIQFQRPNPGGANTAPPPATTPASAVPTSTPTSTFLAMVQ
- the LOC4336540 gene encoding trihelix transcription factor GTL1 isoform X3, yielding MQQHQGGGSQYGAVPPDMGPFSPTHHASAPAPLPLSSRPPPAALSQPPPPQQQQQQPRTSYDELAAATSAGAGGFPDDDMLGDAGGSGGGGGSGAAGNRWPREETLALIRIRSEMDATFRDATLKGPLWEEVSRKLAELGYKRSAKKCKEKFENVHKYYKRTKEGRAGRQDGKSYRFFTELEALHAAAPQTPQPQQQQQQQLPPVTSSAPAMHAFAPPVPAPPPMSAMPPPPGPIQPAPISSAAPAVPLELPPQPPINLQGLSFSSMSGSESDDESEDDEMTAETGGSQDRLGKRKRGAGGKRLATFFEGLIKQVVDRQEEMQRRFLETMEKREAERTAREEAWRRQEVARLNREQEQLAQERAAAASRDAAIISFLQRIGGQSVQVPPAATVIQMPTPVQLQTPPPVKQPARQHQPQPTPPPPQAAPIPAAPLQQQPPQPQHKETIHHEAVTPRRAPPTSGSSLELVPAAEQHVESGLGGGEGGSASSSRWPKTEVQALIQLRMELDMRYQETGPKGPLWEEISSGMRRLGYNRSSKRCKEKWENINKYFKKVKESNKKRPEDSKTCPYFHQLDVIYRRKHLTGGGGGGASAANVAATAIEHQNPNRHEIEGKNINDNDKRKNGGGGGAQVPTSNGDTAPTTATFDVDSGMKKKTL